A genomic window from Fusarium oxysporum Fo47 chromosome VIII, complete sequence includes:
- a CDS encoding Aldehyde/histidinol dehydrogenase: protein MSKSLAAIRSAAIDGRLHNPFYRKDQLRNLHSALVDKAVQIQDAIAKDTKHQTAEVKVEYWLALQAIADAHESLDPVKAIEDEYAVTKGHDDVTSREPIGVVVIEPAYHAFFYALIAALAPALAAGNCVVVQAQNSLRETPKIVLDLIAKSLDRDIFTVSNQEVTAEDINLPHIRVSQNGSDGPILKDHLVSDPEAPVVAFVERDADIQAAAKALVSARFSLQGKAPYAPDVVLVNEWVKKDLLRALVQQSTEFLANSPNKSKAPKSALSKEVEKDDSVHVVLSGSNGVILDVESRQSSLLSQKVEETTLIVHAVTSMDDAIDTSRDIGSLTAAYIFTNPAMAKYLCQFVDTAVSFVNHIPTKLLYSPTAPSGIPPQSGTNNIYHQDLFSRLKPKYLTKSATDNKLDRIVNTTSTRELSALDQEATKRLPEMKRKLKGTKLGFFEQGIVTSLVFILTTAVSGTGILGYYGYRYLRS, encoded by the exons atGTCGAAATCACTCGCAGCAATTAGATCAGCAGCCATCGACGGGCGTCTTCACAACCCGTTCTACCGAAAAGACCAACTCAGAAATCTTCACAGCGCGTTAGTAGATAAAGCGGTGCAGATTCAAGATGCTATCGCAAAAGATACGAAACATCAAACTGCTGAGGTAAAGGTTGAGTATTGGCTTGCTCTGCAGGCTATTGCGGACGCGCATGAATCGCTTGATCCGGTCAAGGCGATTGAGGATGAGTATGCTGTTACGAAGGGCCATGACGATGTTACTAGTCGGGAACCtattggtgttgttgtcaTTGAGCCGGCGTATCATGCCTTCTTTTATGCATTGATCGCGGCGTTGGCACCGGCTCTTGCGGCTGGGAACTGTGTTGTTGTGCAG GCTCAAAACTCACTACGTGAAACACCAAAGATCGTGCTAGACCTGATCGCCAAGTCTTTGGATAGAGATATTTTCACAGTCTCAAACCAAGAAGTCACAGCAGAAGATATCAACCTTCCTCACATCCGCGTCTCCCAAAATGGCTCAGACGGCCCCATTCTGAAAGACCACCTCGTCTCAGACCCCGAAGCACCAGTAGTTGCATTCGTGGAACGAGACGCAGATATCCAAGCCGCCGCCAAAGCTCTTGTATCCGCACGTTTCAGCCTGCAAGGCAAAGCCCCCTACGCCCCTGACGTCGTTCTTGTCAACGAATGGGTCAAGAAGGATTTACTCCGCGCTCTTGTGCAGCAGAGCACTGAGTTCCTAGCCAACTCACCGAACAAGTCCAAGGCTCCTAAATCTGCATTGTCGaaagaggttgagaaggatgattCTGTGCATGTTGTGCTTTCTGGGTCGAATGGTGTGattcttgatgttgagagcaGACAATCGAGTTTGCTGAGCCAAAAGGTTGAGGAGACGACGCTTATTGTCCATGCTGTTACTAGTATGGATGATGCTATTGATACTTCGAGAGA TATTGGATCTCTGACCGCTGCTTATATCTTCACCAATCCCGCTATGGCCAAATATCTATGCCAATTCGTGGATACAGCCGTGAGCTTTGTCAACCACATTCCAACCAAACTTCTTT ACTCCCCCACCGCACCATCCGGGATTCCTCCCCAGTCTGGAACCAACAACATCTACCACCAAGATCTCTTCTCCCGTCTAAAACCCAAGTATCTTACCAAATCCGCCACTGACAACAAGCTCGACAGGATTGTCAACACAACTTCAACCAGAGAGCTAAGTGCGCTGGATCAGGAAGCTACAAAGAGACTTCCCGAGATGAAGCGGAAGCTCAAGGGAACGAAGCTTGGTTTCTTCGAGCAAGGTATTGTGACGAGCTTGGTGTTTATCTTGACAACTGCCGTGTCGGGGACGGGCATTCTTGGCTACTATGGATATAGGTACTTGAGATCGTGA